Proteins encoded by one window of Vigna radiata var. radiata cultivar VC1973A chromosome 5, Vradiata_ver6, whole genome shotgun sequence:
- the LOC106759868 gene encoding E3 ubiquitin-protein ligase RNF181 yields MATAAEPEAKTYWCHECDMSVSLTLLPSPLLCPHCHTSFLELMDSPFSQNDAESPLFDVVFQDALLLLSPKPLPAKPRPLPSVNVTPSLLSALDPNGVVFCAVCKDQIVVDAEAKQLPCKHLYHADCITPWLELHASCPLCRLRLEEEAAQEEEDEGDGVVTEIRRELIARLTEFTEEDFYGLRTTLSHIASRHALIEENENLLQIGEPRGAQAPLL; encoded by the coding sequence ATGGCGACGGCGGCGGAGCCAGAAGCGAAGACCTACTGGTGCCACGAATGCGATATGAGCGTGTCCCTCACGCTCCTTCCCTCGCCTCTCCTCTGTCCCCACTGCCACACCTCCTTCCTCGAACTCATGGACTCTCCCTTCTCCCAAAACGACGCCGAATCGCCCCTCTTCGACGTCGTTTTCCAGGACGCGCTCTTACTCCTCTCCCCCAAGCCCCTCCCCGCCAAACCCCGCCCTCTCCCCTCCGTCAACGTCACACCCTCGCTCCTTTCCGCTCTCGACCCCAACGGCGTCGTTTTCTGCGCCGTGTGCAAAGACCAAATTGTCGTCGACGCCGAGGCCAAACAGTTGCCCTGCAAACACCTCTACCACGCCGATTGCATCACGCCGTGGCTCGAGCTCCACGCGTCGTGCCCGTTGTGCAGGCTCCGCCTTGAGGAAGAGGCGGCACAGGAGGAGGAAGACGAAGGTGACGGCGTGGTGACGGAGATCCGAAGGGAGCTGATCGCGAGGCTCACGGAGTTTACGGAGGAGGATTTCTACGGGCTGAGGACCACGCTCAGCCACATTGCCTCGCGCCACGCGCTCATCGAAGAGAACGAGAACCTCCTGCAAATTGGCGAACCTCGAGGTGCCCAAGCGCCTTTGCTATAA
- the LOC106761590 gene encoding uncharacterized protein LOC106761590, protein MESSLADILIKVGVFILVQALVYLILSNSSNIFSNNIKRSHSFRPARSVSIRRMLAFISDFPPEGEPSPSPKAPQSPSLQS, encoded by the coding sequence ATGGAGAGCAGCTTAGCAGACATCCTCATTAAGGTTGGAGTCTTCATACTGGTTCAAGCTTTGGTGTACCTTATTCTTTCCAATTCATCAAACATCTTCTCCAATAACATCAAGAGATCCCACAGCTTCAGGCCTGCACGATCTGTCAGCATTCGTCGGATGCTCGCTTTCATCTCTGATTTCCCACCAGAAGGGGAACCTTCTCCTTCTCCAAAGGCTCCTCAATCACCCTCTCTTCAGAGTTAA
- the LOC106761821 gene encoding VQ motif-containing protein 17 gives MTKLETSSPSSVSSKLRINRDSRAISKVKSEIRIVHVFAPEIIEIDAANFRELVQRLTGKPEEGREGSKSKTAPTKDAMDSDPKEALIIQDEAEFLSMQNGVKVKDEHEEEEGQYGLWRPKINEKFSGFLDGFSEFDCLLKDLSTAPEVNQS, from the coding sequence ATGACAAAGCTAGAAACTTCTTCTCCAAGCTCAGTATCCTCAAAGCTAAGAATTAACAGAGATTCACGTGCAATATCAAAGGTGAAGTCGGAGATTAGAATAGTTCATGTGTTTGCTCCTGAAATAATTGAAATTGATGCTGCTAATTTCAGAGAGTTAGTTCAAAGACTCACAGGAAAGCCAGAAGAAGGGAGAGAAGGAAGCAAGTCCAAAACTGCACCAACCAAAGATGCCATGGATTCGGACCCGAAGGAGGCCTTGATCATTCAAGATGAAGCAGAGTTTCTGAGTATGCAAAATGGGGTAAAGGTGAAAGATGAacatgaagaggaagaaggtcAATATGGTCTATGGAGACCAAAGATAAACGAGAAGTTCAGTGGTTTCCTTGATGGGTTCTCAGAATTTGATTGTTTGCTGAAAGACTTAAGCACTGCGCCTGAAGTGAATCAAAGTTAG